A region of Mustela lutreola isolate mMusLut2 chromosome 17, mMusLut2.pri, whole genome shotgun sequence DNA encodes the following proteins:
- the LOC131819117 gene encoding olfactory receptor 2AE1 produces MWQRNQTSLADFILEGLFDDSLTHRFLFSLTIVVFLIAVSGNVLTILLICADAQLHTPMYLLLSQLSLMDLMHVSTTIPKMATNYLSGKKTISFVGCATQHFFYLSLGGAECILLALMSYDRYVAICHPLRYTVLMNRRVEVMMAVMSWLGASINSLIHTTILMHFPFCGSRKIHHFYCEFPAVVKLVCGDITVYETTVYISSIILLLFPIFLVSTSYAFILQSVIQMRSSGSKRNAFATCSSHFIVVSFWFGACIFSYMRPRSQHTPLQDKVGSVFYSIITPTLNPLIYTLRNKDVAKALRRVLRRDILTQRQ; encoded by the coding sequence ATGTGGCAGAGGAATCAGACCTCTCTGGCAGACTTCATCCTTGAAGGCCTCTTTGATGACTCTCTTACCCACCgtttccttttctccttaacCATAGTGGTCTTCCTTATTGCAGTGAGTGGCAATGTGCTCACCATTCTCCTCATCTGTGCTGATGCCCAGCTTCATACACCCATGTACCTCCTGCTCAGCCAGCTCTCTCTCATGGATCTGATGCATGTCTCCACAACCATCCCGAAGATGGCTACCAACTACCTCTCTGGCAAAAAGACCATCTCCTTTGTGGGCTGCGCTACCCAGCACTTCTTCTATTTGTCTCTGGGTGGTGCCGAGTGTATTCTCTTGGCTCTCAtgtcctatgaccgctatgtggccatttgTCATCCACTTCGTTATACCGTTCTCATGAACAGAAGGGTGGAAGTGATGATGGCTGTCATGTCGTGGTTGGGAGCGTCTATAAACTCTCTAATTCACACAACGATCTTGATGCACTTCCCTTTCTGTGGGTCTCGAAAAATCCACCACTTCTACTGTGAGTTTCCAGCTGTTGTGAAGTTGGTGTGTGGAGACATCACTGTTTATGAGACCACAGTGTACATCAGCAGCATCATACTTCTCCTCTTCCCCATTTTCCTGGTTTCTACATCCTATGCCTTTATCCTCCAGAGTGTCATTCAGATGCGTTCATCTGGGAGTAAGAGAAATGCCTTTGCTACTTGTAGTTCTCACTTCATTGTGGTTTCCTTCTGGTTTGGTGCCTGCATCTTCTCATACATGAGGCCCAGGTCCCAGCACACGCCATTGCAAGACAAAGTTGGTTCTGTGTTCTATAGTATCATTACTCCCACGCTGAATCCTTTGATTTATACTCTCCGGAATAAGGATGTAGCTAAGGCTCTGAGAAGAGTGCTGCGGAGAGATATTCTCACTCAGAGACAGTAA